From Anaerotruncus rubiinfantis:
AGCCTATCAGGCAAACGGTATCTCGAAGGACTCCTATGTCATGATGACTGCCAACGACCAGAAGCGCCAGCTCATTTTCAATGCGATTTATGGCGAAGGCGGCAGTGAAGCCGTACCGGAGCAGGAGCTCAAAGACAAGTTCTACAATGATTTTGCGAAGATTATTCTGATCCCGTTGAATTTCAGCCAGAGCGAGGATGCCGAACAGAAAGAATCCGACAACAAAAAAGCGCGCGAAATCGTGGACAAATACCTCAAGCAGGCCCAGGCGGGCAAGGATATGGAGGAGATTGTTTACGAAGCGCAGAAAGAAGTCACTGGCAATGAAGAACTCGAAAAACCGGAGCCCGGCACTTCTTTCAGCTTTTTGAGCAAAGAGAACACCAACTATGACCAGAAGGTGATCGACGCGGTGTTCGGCGCTGAAAATGGCGTGCCGACCGTGGTGGAAACCGAATCGAGCATCTACCTGTTCCAGCGGTACGATATCACGGAGAATGAAAATGACTTCACTTCACGCAAAGAGGCGCTGATCCAGCTTCTGCGCGCGGATGAATTCAATGCCAAGCTGGACGAGTGGGCAGCGGCTGTGAGCGGCGTGACCTATAACGACGCTTCGTTCAAGCGCTATACGCCGGATAAACTAAAACTGTAAAAGAGAAGATAAAAAAGCCTCCTGCTTTAAGCAGGAGGCTTTTTTCGGCTGTCCGTCTCCCTAACAACAGCCGGGCACACTTAAAAGTGCAAGTACATAATATCAGGAAATCTTCGCTTTGTCTGCCACCAGTCTGGTGTCAAAATGAATGAATCTGATACCAGGCTGACACCAGACTGATGGCATACAGGCAGGTGAAAAGATGCTAAACTGTCGTTGGAAAGGTGGTGACAGCATGGCGGTAATCAGAGGTTTATTCACCTTGAGAATTGACATACAGACACATGCAAAAATACGTAAGATTGCTGGAATGGAGCGCCGCTCTATGACAAATATCATTGAACTGATGCTGACGCGGGAGATCGAACAGTATGAATTGGAACATGGTGAGATCCGGCTTACAGACGATGATATCTATGGAAAACCTGACGAATAGCAAAACTGTCCGGGACGCGCAAGAGTCGAGATGAACGGGCCTGCGGCCCGCTCTTGCGCGTCCCATCCCGTTTTGCAGCCAAACAGACAAGGGCGGAAAGCACCAAAGTGCTTTCCGCCCTATTTTTGAATCCGTTTGTCCGCTTTGCGCGCAGCGCATCGCCGCAATGGTTGCGGCGATATGCCCCGCGTGCTTTTTATCGCGCGGCTCACTTCGTGGCATCTAAGCAGATTGCGCGCGATCTTTGCCGCAAAGCGGCAACAAAAGCGCGCGCAGGGGGCCGCGGGGTGTCCCCGCGCGTGTTCTTTGGGTACTTTCTTGCACGAGCAAGAAAGTACCTCGTGGTGCGCGGCGAAACGCGCAGGAGTGGTGCGCGGCGAAACGCGCGAATTTCAGGCGCGCGAAGGGCGCAATACCCGGGCGCGAACTCAGATTTTTTCAAAGAAGCTGGCGTCTTTCTTGCAGATGGGGCAGATAAAGTCCGGCGGCAGTTCTTCGCCCTCGTAGACGTAGCCGCAGACTTTGCAGCGCCAGCCGTGTTTTTCCGCGGGTTTTTTGTAGGACGGCGCATTCGGAGGCGTGGTGCCCTTGACCACCGTATGGTAGTAGTCATAAGTCATGACCGGTTCATCCGAAAGCTTTTTGGCTTCGACGGCCTCGCCCACAAAGAGCAGATGGGTGTCAAGGTCGAGCTTGTCAATCACCTTGAAGGAAAAGACGGCAGCGGCATGCTGGGACGGGTAGCGCACGCCGTTTTCATCGACCGCGAAGGAGATGCCGTAATATTTTTCGGTGTCCCGGCCGCATTTGAATCCAAACCGGCCGATCATTTCCATATCGGCGGATTGGGTTAGCGGAACAGCGTTAAATACGCCGGATTTTTCGATGAGTTCGGTGGTGAAATTTTTTTTGGAGACGGCAACGGCAACTTTCGGCGGCTCTGCGGTCACCTGGGTGACTGTGTTGACGATGCAGCCGTTTTGCCTGCCGTCAAAAGCCGAGCTGAGCACATAAAGGCCATAGGACATTTTAAAGAAGGCTTGCAAATCCATTTTTCATTATCCTTTCTGTCACAATACAACAGCGCCGTATCGCGCGGCGACCTCTTCGAGATCTTCTTTTTCGATCTCACAGGAAGTGGAAACCACCAATGCTTTGCCATTGTAGTGAAGGAGTGCGTTTTCCAGCGCTTCGAGCGATTCCGATTCAAACGCAACCGGCATATCGATCATGTGGGCGTTGAGGGAGAAACGGTAGCCGTCGTCCGGTGTGTCCAAATGGATCAGGACCGCGTCGCAGCTTTCATGCGAAACGTCGAGCAGAGAATCGGCCATATCCACCTCACAGATGATCGGTTCGGAATATTCGAGGCCGTCGTCGAGGTAATAGACATTGCGTCCGGCCGCGATGATATCATAGTCGGCGGGCGGAATCTTCACCTTATCGATATCGAACGAATCCACCATGTGGCGCAGCGCTTCAATATATTCCGGATCGGTCCCGCAGCATCCGCCGATGATCGAGACCCCGCGGCGCATGAGCCGCGCGCATTTGTTGGCAAACTGAATGGGCGTAAGCGGAGGATTGCCCGCGTTTGGCTTGGCGATGAGCGGGATTTTGGCATACGGCGCGAGCTTTTCAAAGAGCGGCACCATATCCTCCGGCCCTTCGGAACAGTTCAGCCCAAAGGCGGAAATCCCCATGTCCTGCAGGGTGAGCATGCTGGCGAGCGCGTCGTCGCCCCACATCGTGTGGCCGTCCGCGCCGACCGTCATGGTGAGAAAGACCGGCAGCCCAGTCTGGCGCGCGGCGATGACCGCGGCGCGGCATTCGCAGAGCGAGGACATGGTTTCGATCACGAGCAGGTTGGCGCCCGCGTCGGCAAGCGCGGCCGCCTGTTCGGCATAGATGCCGATGAGATGCACGAATTCGGTTTCCCCGAACGGTTCGCACATCAGGCCGGTGGTGGACATATCGCCCGCGAGCAGGACGCCGCGCCCTTCAAGCGCTTCCCGCGCGATGCGGACAATTTTTGTGTTGAGCTCCTGCACCTGCTCGCTCAGGCCGTGCAGTTTCAGATTCCCCGCATTTGCAAGAAAAGTGGGCGCATAGACGATGTCACTGCCCGCTTGCACATAACCAAGCAGGGTTTTGCGGATGACTTCGGGATGCTCGCTGGCCCATTCTTCGACACAGACGCCGCTGGGCATCCCTTCCTTCATGTACTGGGTACCGGTCGCGCCGTCCAGAAGGAGCGGCAGCCGCAATCGATCTTTCCCATTCATGGCCATAAATTCCTTTCCGCCGTCGACCGGCAATTACATGGATTCTGGAACAGTAATTTTTAAAAGCGTTAATACATTGTGTAATACTGTTTTGACCGACATACAAAGGTTGAGCCGCGCCTGCATGACCGGCTCTTCCTCACCCTTGACCCGGCAGGCGTTATAGTATTTGTGGAAACTGGTCGCCACATCCACCGCATATTTGGTGAGCCGGGCGGGGTCGTAATTACGCGCCGCGTCGACGATTTCCTGCGGGAAGCGTGCCAGCGTGCGGATCATCGCGGTTTCTTCCGGGGTGGTGAGGTTTCGCAGCTCCGCGTCGGAGCAGCTGCGCGGAGTGATGCCCTCCTCGGCGAGCTTTTTGAGGATCGAGCAGATGCGCGCGTGCGCGTACTGGACATAGTAAACCGGATTCTGGCTCGACTGTTCGACCGCGAGATCGAGGTCGAAATCGAGGGTGGAGTTTGGCTCGCGCATATTGAAGAAGAAGCGGGCCGCGTCGACCGGGACCTCCTCAATGAGATCGGTAAGACTGATCGCTTTGCCGGTGCGCTTGCTCATCTTGACCGGCTGGCCGTCCTTGGTGAGCCGCACCAGCTGCATCAGCACAATATCAAGCTTGTCCCCATTGAGTCCGATCGCATCCATCGCGCCCTTGAGGCGGGCGACATGGCCGTGGTGGTCGGCGCCCCAGACATTGATGACCCGGTCGAAGCCGCGCACCGCGAACTTATTGTAATGATAGGCGATATCCGCCGCGAAGTAGGTCGGAAAACCGTTCGCGCGCACCAGCACCTCGTCCTTTTCACCGCCGTTCTCGGTGGCCTTGTACCAGAGCGCGCCGTCCTTCTCATAAGTCATGCCGCGCTCGGTCAGAAGCCGGATCGCGTCGTCGATCGCTCCCTGATGCAGCGTGCTTTCCCGGAACCACACATCGTAATGGATGCGATAGCTCTCGAGGTCGTTTTTAAGCTTTTCGATATTTTTCGGCAGCGCGTAGGCGGTCAGCGCGTCCTTACGCTCCTGTTCGGAAGCATCTAGGAATTTGTCGCCGTGGATGTCCGCGAATTCGCGGGCGCGCAGCTTGATATCCTCGCCATGGTAGCCGTCCTCCGGGAAGGGAACCGCGTCCTCGCCTTTATAAATCTGCAGGTAGCGGGCATTGAGCGAGCAGGCGAACTTTTCGATCTGGTTGCCCGCGTCATTGACGTAGAATTCGCGGGTCACGTCATAACCGGCCCAGTCGAGCGCCGCCGCCAGACAGTCGCCGATGGCGCCGCCGCGGGCGTTTCCCATGTGCATCGGGCCGGTGGGGTTGGCCGAAACGAACTCGACCTGCACCTTCTGGCCGCCGCCGAAATCGGTGCGGCCATAGCGGTCACCGCCTGCGCGGACCGATTTGACCACGTCCGCGTACCACTGCGCGCCCAGGAAGAAGTTGATAAAGCCCGGGCCCGCGATCTCGACCCGGTCGAAGGCGGTGCCTTCGAGGGCGATATTTTGGCAGATGGCTTCGGCGACCTTGCGCGGCGCGCATTTATAGGCGCGCGCGCCTGCCATGGCGACATTGGTGGCAAAGTCGCCATGGGAAGTGTCGGCGGGGATTTCCACAACAAAGGCGGGCAGTTCGCCGCAGACGGGCAGGCTGCCTGCCTGGGAGGCTTTTTCCAGCGCGGAACGCACCAGCCCCTCAATCGATTTTTTTGCGTCAGAAACCGGATTGGTCATGGGTTTTACACATCCTATTATTTATGATTTTCATTTATTGGGGTTGTTCGCGCACATTGATAAAAACAGCGTTTTCGCTGGCAAGCAGGGTGTTGACGTCGAGCGAATAGGCAAACTCCAGATTCCCACCGCTGTCGGTGAGGTCGGAAACGATCCGGTCGCCGGAAACGCCGATCATCATCGGACCGTAGCCGGTGTCATAATGGCACTGGTGGCGCACGCCGCGCTCTACGATGAGCTGGGAACGGGCGTGTCCTCCGGAACGGGTGAGGGTGACCTTCTCACTGTCCTCCACCTTGAGCACCGTCCGGGCGCCTTCAAATCCGGTGGCTTCCGATTCGTCATAAGCGATGTAATAATGCCCGTTGCGCTTATAGTAAGAGCCGGTCGTGAACAGTTCGACCTGGTCCTCGTCGCCGTCCTGGCGGTAAACGCCCTTGATTTTGATCACTACGTCTTTTTTCATATCCTGATTCCTCCCCGGGAAGGCGTTTCACAAAGCGCTTTCTCGGATGTTTTTGGGATTTGCGGGCGGGGTCAGATTTCGACCGCGTCGATATCGATCTGAGTGACCTGCCCGGTCAGATCGCTGCCAAGGAAAATCCCGGCAATATCACTGAAGTTGTCGATTGAATCGGTCACATAGAATTCGCATTTTCCCGCGCCTTCAGCCAGCTGGTCCTCACTTGCCAGGAAGGACTGTGCCCAGCGGGCAACCTGCTTGCCCGGATCGATAAGGGTGACCTTGTAATTGAGAAGCTGGTTGAAGATGTCATAGATGATGGGAAAATGGGTGCAGCCCAGGATGAGCGTATCGACCTGCTCTTCGATGATCGGCTTCAGGTAACGCTCGGCCACCATGCGGGTGACCGGGTTGTCCGGCTGGATGAATCCATTTTCCACGAGCGGTACAAGCAGAGGACAGGCGCTGCCAAAAACCCGCATGTCAGCCGAAATATTGCGGATTGCGCGGCCGTAAGCCCCCGAACGGACGGTCGCGGGAGTGCCGACCACGCCGATGCGTCCGCCGGTGGAGGCCGCACAGGCCGCCTGCGCGGCGGGAAGCACAACGCCGGAAAAGGGGACCCCGATCGATTTGACCATCTCCGGCGTAATGGTCGCGCTGACCGTGCCGCAGGCGGCAATGATCATTTTGACGTCGAACTGCTGCAGGAAGTGAATGTCCTGTGCGGCGTATTTGCGAACGAGTTCCCGCCCGCGTGTTCCATAGGGCATCCGCCCTGTATCGCCGAAATAGATCAGGTGTTCGTTCGGCAGAAGCTTGCGCAGCTCCTTGACGGTGGTGAGCCCGCCGAGCCCCGAGTCAAAAATACCAATCGCCCTGTTGTCCATCGGGAAACCCTCCTTTCAGTATGGTGAATTTTTTTGCGTTTTAACAGTTTTTTTTCGCAATTGCAAGCTGGATCAGCCGGTGGATCAGTTCGGGATAAGGAATTCCAGACGCCGCAAAAAGCTTGGGGTACATCGAGATTGAGGTGAATCCCGGGATGGTATTGAGTTCGTTGAGGATGACGCCGCCGTCCGCCTCCGCGAAGAAATCGATCCGGGCAAGCCCGGTGCATCCCATGACCGCGAATGCCTTGACAGCGGTTTCGCGGATCTTTTCAGAGACTTCCTGCGGGATGCGCGCCGGGATATAAAGATCGGTCGAATCGTCGAGGTATTTGCCCTCATAGTCGTAGAATTCATGATGCGGGACGATCTCACCCACCACCGAGGCGGACGCGTCGCCGTAGTTGCCGAGCACCGCGCATTCGACCTCGGCGCCGACGGCGGTCTTTTCGACCAGCACTTTGCGGTCGTACCGGAAGGCGCACTCGAGCGCCTCGCGCAGCGCCGCCGCGTCGCGCGCCTTGCTCACGCCAACCGAAGAACCGGTGTTGGCGGGCTTTACGAACATCGGATACGCGAGCTTTTCCGCGAGCGCCGGCTCGATTTCCCCAAAACGCGCACAGTCCGCCCGTGTGAGCGTGACCCATGGATTGGTGCGGATGCCGGCGCTCTCGAGCAGGATGTGGGAAATGTCCTTATCCATGCAGGCGGCGGAAGCGAGCACGCCGCAGCCCACATAGGGGATGCCAGCCATCTCGAAGAGCCCCTGGATGGTGCCATCCTCGCCGTGCTCGCCGTGCAGCACCGGAAAGGCCGCGTCAATCTTTACATTCTCCGGGCCGCGCGGGGTGAAGCGGGTGATGCCGCCCGCCGCGCGGTCGGGGGAAAGGATCGCGGGGACAACATGGCCGCTTTCGAGCCATTTGTCCGGCTGGATGAGGCTTACGTCACCGGTGTATTCATACCAGCGGCCGTCCTTTGTGATGCCGAGCATGACGACGTCATAGCGGTCGCGGGGGATATTCTGCAGCACCGAGGTTGCGGAGCGCAGCGAAACCTCATATTCACTTGAAACGGAACCGAAAATGACTGCGACGGTTTTCTTTTCCAAAAGCGTTCCCTCTTATCTTAATCACATAATAATTCAATCTATATTCTAACATAATTCACAATAGACCGCAATTAGAATTATGAGGTGTTTCCAATGCGATTTTTGCATGTTTCGCCATGTTCGGGGCGGTGCGCGGGGGGGATTTGCAGCGGGCGGGATGCGCACGTTCCTGAAATAGTACCGTATGGTATTGGCACATCTAGTTCCGTTTGGTACTTACATAAAATATTCACAGGGGGGATCATTTATGTATTTCCAGCGGCTTAAGGACCTGCGGACCGACCATGACCTGACCCAGGAGCAGGTGAGCAAAATCCTGATGATCACGCAGACGGTCTATTCCCGGTATGAGCGGGGCTTTCGGACGATCCCGGTCGAGCACCTGCTGGTGCTGGCGGATTACTACAAAACCAGCACTGATTATCTGCTTGGACGCACCAATAACCCGGCGCCCCCGCAAAAGTGAACGCCCAGCGCCGGAAAACAAAAAAATATTCCCCAAAACCGCATAACAAAGGGCTTGACGAGCCATGCTCGTTATGATACAATAATTACACCTCTAAAAGGGTTATTTTTTTATGTCCAAAAACCAGTGTTTCCTTTACGAGGGAGGCAAAAAAATCCGGTAAAATCAGGAGGTGCCGAAAAATGAGAGTAAAAATTACTCTGGCCTGCACAGAGTGCAAGCAGCGCAACTACAACAAGATGAAAAACAAGAAGAACGATCCCGACAGGCTCGAAATGAACAAATACTGCAAATTCTGTCGGAAACACACCCTTCACAAAGAAACGAAGTAAGGATGAAAGGCGGGTCACATTATGGCAGATAACGCAGCCGCGAAAAAACCCGGCTTCATCGAAAGGGCAAAACGCTTTTTCAGGGACATTAAAGGCGAAGTCAAAAAGGTGGTCTGGCCCGGCAAAAGCCAGATTATCAACAACACCGGTATTGTTATCGTGGTTGTCCTGATTTCGTCCGTGTTCATCGGATGCTTCGACACGATCATGACCTTCCTCATCAAGCTTTTCCTTTCAATTCTGACGGGAACACCATTATCTTTTTAATGATGCCGGAGGAAACGGATCTTTTTGTGTGGGGAGGTAAAACATGTCTGACTCTATGAGATGGTACGTGGTGCACACCTATTCCGGCTATGAGAACAAGGTGGCCTCGAACATCGAAAAAGCGGTGGAAAACCGGAAGCTTCACGACCTGTTCGGCGAGGTGAAGGTCCCCACGCAGACGGTTACGGAGATTAAGGACAACAAAAAACGCGAAGTTGAACGCAAGATCTTTCCGGGCTACGTGCTGGTGAAGATGATCATGACCGACGACAGCTGGTATGTTGTGCGCAACATCCGCGGCGTGACCGGCTTTGTGGGCCCGGGCAGCAAGCCTGTCCCGCTCACCGAGGAGGAAGTCAGCCGTCTGGGCGTCGAGCAGAAGAATATTGAGGTCAACTTTGAAGTGGGCGATTCCGTCAGGGTCAACGACGGATACCTGGAGGGCTTCATCGGCACGGTCGACGAGATCGACCTGCCCAATCAGCTTGTCCGGGTGACCGTTTCGATGATGGGCAAAGATGTGCCCGTCGAGCTTGAACTTGATCAGATAGAGCCGCTGGATTAATCTTTTTTCAGAGGAAGCCGGTGAAAATCCGGCAGTGGCTCCGGCGCCACAACCCGCGCCGGACCGGTATGAGCCGGTGTGAACCGGCTTGTGGGAGGGGCGGCAATTTTTATCCGCCCCGAAATGAACCACTAATTTTGGAGGTGCTTTATCAATGGCTCAAAAGGTAGTCGGCTATATCAAGCTGCAAATTCCGGCAGGCAAAGCAACGCCTGCTCCGCCGGTAG
This genomic window contains:
- a CDS encoding flavin reductase; translation: MDLQAFFKMSYGLYVLSSAFDGRQNGCIVNTVTQVTAEPPKVAVAVSKKNFTTELIEKSGVFNAVPLTQSADMEMIGRFGFKCGRDTEKYYGISFAVDENGVRYPSQHAAAVFSFKVIDKLDLDTHLLFVGEAVEAKKLSDEPVMTYDYYHTVVKGTTPPNAPSYKKPAEKHGWRCKVCGYVYEGEELPPDFICPICKKDASFFEKI
- a CDS encoding homocysteine S-methyltransferase family protein, with amino-acid sequence MNGKDRLRLPLLLDGATGTQYMKEGMPSGVCVEEWASEHPEVIRKTLLGYVQAGSDIVYAPTFLANAGNLKLHGLSEQVQELNTKIVRIAREALEGRGVLLAGDMSTTGLMCEPFGETEFVHLIGIYAEQAAALADAGANLLVIETMSSLCECRAAVIAARQTGLPVFLTMTVGADGHTMWGDDALASMLTLQDMGISAFGLNCSEGPEDMVPLFEKLAPYAKIPLIAKPNAGNPPLTPIQFANKCARLMRRGVSIIGGCCGTDPEYIEALRHMVDSFDIDKVKIPPADYDIIAAGRNVYYLDDGLEYSEPIICEVDMADSLLDVSHESCDAVLIHLDTPDDGYRFSLNAHMIDMPVAFESESLEALENALLHYNGKALVVSTSCEIEKEDLEEVAARYGAVVL
- the argS gene encoding arginine--tRNA ligase, with translation MTNPVSDAKKSIEGLVRSALEKASQAGSLPVCGELPAFVVEIPADTSHGDFATNVAMAGARAYKCAPRKVAEAICQNIALEGTAFDRVEIAGPGFINFFLGAQWYADVVKSVRAGGDRYGRTDFGGGQKVQVEFVSANPTGPMHMGNARGGAIGDCLAAALDWAGYDVTREFYVNDAGNQIEKFACSLNARYLQIYKGEDAVPFPEDGYHGEDIKLRAREFADIHGDKFLDASEQERKDALTAYALPKNIEKLKNDLESYRIHYDVWFRESTLHQGAIDDAIRLLTERGMTYEKDGALWYKATENGGEKDEVLVRANGFPTYFAADIAYHYNKFAVRGFDRVINVWGADHHGHVARLKGAMDAIGLNGDKLDIVLMQLVRLTKDGQPVKMSKRTGKAISLTDLIEEVPVDAARFFFNMREPNSTLDFDLDLAVEQSSQNPVYYVQYAHARICSILKKLAEEGITPRSCSDAELRNLTTPEETAMIRTLARFPQEIVDAARNYDPARLTKYAVDVATSFHKYYNACRVKGEEEPVMQARLNLCMSVKTVLHNVLTLLKITVPESM
- a CDS encoding DUF1934 domain-containing protein, with amino-acid sequence MKKDVVIKIKGVYRQDGDEDQVELFTTGSYYKRNGHYYIAYDESEATGFEGARTVLKVEDSEKVTLTRSGGHARSQLIVERGVRHQCHYDTGYGPMMIGVSGDRIVSDLTDSGGNLEFAYSLDVNTLLASENAVFINVREQPQ
- the murI gene encoding glutamate racemase: MDNRAIGIFDSGLGGLTTVKELRKLLPNEHLIYFGDTGRMPYGTRGRELVRKYAAQDIHFLQQFDVKMIIAACGTVSATITPEMVKSIGVPFSGVVLPAAQAACAASTGGRIGVVGTPATVRSGAYGRAIRNISADMRVFGSACPLLVPLVENGFIQPDNPVTRMVAERYLKPIIEEQVDTLILGCTHFPIIYDIFNQLLNYKVTLIDPGKQVARWAQSFLASEDQLAEGAGKCEFYVTDSIDNFSDIAGIFLGSDLTGQVTQIDIDAVEI
- a CDS encoding D-alanine--D-alanine ligase family protein, with protein sequence MEKKTVAVIFGSVSSEYEVSLRSATSVLQNIPRDRYDVVMLGITKDGRWYEYTGDVSLIQPDKWLESGHVVPAILSPDRAAGGITRFTPRGPENVKIDAAFPVLHGEHGEDGTIQGLFEMAGIPYVGCGVLASAACMDKDISHILLESAGIRTNPWVTLTRADCARFGEIEPALAEKLAYPMFVKPANTGSSVGVSKARDAAALREALECAFRYDRKVLVEKTAVGAEVECAVLGNYGDASASVVGEIVPHHEFYDYEGKYLDDSTDLYIPARIPQEVSEKIRETAVKAFAVMGCTGLARIDFFAEADGGVILNELNTIPGFTSISMYPKLFAASGIPYPELIHRLIQLAIAKKNC
- a CDS encoding helix-turn-helix domain-containing protein, which encodes MYFQRLKDLRTDHDLTQEQVSKILMITQTVYSRYERGFRTIPVEHLLVLADYYKTSTDYLLGRTNNPAPPQK
- the rpmG gene encoding 50S ribosomal protein L33, coding for MRVKITLACTECKQRNYNKMKNKKNDPDRLEMNKYCKFCRKHTLHKETK
- the secE gene encoding preprotein translocase subunit SecE, which codes for MADNAAAKKPGFIERAKRFFRDIKGEVKKVVWPGKSQIINNTGIVIVVVLISSVFIGCFDTIMTFLIKLFLSILTGTPLSF
- the nusG gene encoding transcription termination/antitermination protein NusG — its product is MSDSMRWYVVHTYSGYENKVASNIEKAVENRKLHDLFGEVKVPTQTVTEIKDNKKREVERKIFPGYVLVKMIMTDDSWYVVRNIRGVTGFVGPGSKPVPLTEEEVSRLGVEQKNIEVNFEVGDSVRVNDGYLEGFIGTVDEIDLPNQLVRVTVSMMGKDVPVELELDQIEPLD